In one window of Microbacterium sp. PM5 DNA:
- a CDS encoding VIT family protein encodes MTDTESSHPDEPHRGGVAQRLNWLRAGVLGANDGIVSTAAVVVGVAGATAEVMPVLLAGSAALVGGAISMALGEYVSVSSQRDSEHALIEKERRELADDPEAEFVELVGLYREQGLSEETATRVATELTERDALAAHLSAELNIDQDDVVSPWHAAFASAVAFFVGALLPMATILLLPHPARLVWTFVSVLLALAVTGYLAAWLGGANRGRAIMRTVIGGALALGATFLVGTLFGTAVG; translated from the coding sequence ATGACCGACACGGAATCCTCGCATCCTGATGAGCCGCACCGCGGCGGCGTGGCGCAGCGACTGAACTGGTTGCGCGCCGGCGTGCTCGGAGCGAACGACGGCATCGTCTCCACGGCGGCGGTCGTCGTCGGCGTGGCCGGCGCGACGGCCGAGGTCATGCCGGTTCTCCTCGCCGGGTCCGCCGCTCTCGTCGGCGGGGCGATCTCCATGGCGCTGGGGGAGTACGTGTCGGTCTCCAGCCAGCGCGACAGCGAGCACGCCCTCATCGAGAAGGAGCGCAGGGAGCTCGCCGACGATCCGGAGGCCGAGTTCGTCGAACTGGTCGGTCTCTACCGCGAGCAGGGGCTCAGCGAGGAGACGGCCACGCGCGTCGCGACCGAGCTGACCGAGCGCGACGCGCTCGCCGCGCACCTGTCGGCCGAGCTGAACATCGACCAGGACGACGTGGTCAGCCCGTGGCACGCCGCGTTCGCCTCGGCGGTCGCCTTCTTCGTCGGTGCTCTTCTGCCGATGGCGACGATCCTCCTCCTGCCGCATCCTGCGCGCCTCGTCTGGACGTTCGTGTCCGTGCTGCTCGCCCTCGCCGTCACCGGCTACCTCGCCGCCTGGCTGGGCGGCGCCAACCGCGGCCGCGCCATCATGCGGACGGTCATCGGCGGCGCGCTCGCGCTGGGTGCCACCTTCCTCGTCGGCACCCTCTTCGGCACCGCCGTCGGCTGA
- a CDS encoding amino acid ABC transporter permease — protein sequence MIDLAVYLPRLGQGLIVSLQLTALSVVLGYLIGLLFALGVSARRGWVRWPCLVLVEVGRGIPALVVLYIVYFGLPALGVLFENLWAAVIGLTFTAAAYSSEMIRSGIQSVPAGQREASAALGLSRTTTFVRVVLPQGMRASIPALMGLAIMSFQGTSLAYSISVNELMSQAYQVSTITFQYLWVYALTGLIYAAIAVPATWLSVWVERRLNRGYA from the coding sequence ATGATCGATCTCGCCGTCTACCTGCCACGGCTGGGCCAGGGCCTCATCGTCAGCCTGCAGTTGACCGCGCTGTCGGTCGTGCTCGGCTATCTCATCGGGCTGCTCTTCGCGCTCGGCGTGTCGGCCCGACGCGGGTGGGTGCGCTGGCCGTGTCTCGTGCTCGTCGAGGTGGGCCGCGGCATCCCCGCACTGGTGGTCCTCTACATCGTCTACTTCGGGCTGCCCGCCCTCGGAGTGCTCTTCGAGAACCTCTGGGCCGCGGTCATCGGTCTCACGTTCACCGCCGCCGCCTACTCGTCGGAGATGATCCGCTCGGGCATCCAGTCGGTGCCGGCCGGCCAGCGCGAGGCGTCGGCAGCGCTCGGACTGTCGCGCACGACGACCTTCGTGCGGGTCGTGCTTCCGCAGGGCATGCGCGCGTCCATCCCGGCACTGATGGGCCTGGCCATCATGTCGTTCCAGGGCACGTCGCTCGCGTACTCGATCTCGGTCAACGAGTTGATGAGCCAGGCCTACCAGGTGAGCACCATCACCTTCCAGTACCTGTGGGTGTATGCCCTCACCGGTCTCATCTACGCGGCGATCGCCGTGCCCGCGACCTGGCTGTCGGTCTGGGTCGAGCGCCGCCTGAACCGGGGGTACGCGTGA
- a CDS encoding NADP-dependent oxidoreductase: protein MTEATSTQIQLAARPVGWPTHDDFRVETVTYGAPQAGEVRVRNEFVSVDPYMRGRMNDTRSYVAPYALGETITGGAVGRVVASASDDLPVGTVVLHQHGWSDVVQADAATFRAIPEIPGVPLSLNLHILGMTGLTAYVGLTAIAHLTPGDTVFVSGAAGAVGTAVGQIAKRLGAGRVIGSAGTPEKVALLTEKYGYDAAFNYKSGDVRTLLAEAAPEGIDVFFDNVGGDHLEAALDAFNDGGRAALCGAITGYNTTERTPGPDNMSNMITRALTMQGFTLAAYLHLAPEFQQKMSGWFAEGGIVYDETIVDGIENTVDAFLSMMRGANTGKMLVRV, encoded by the coding sequence ATGACAGAGGCCACCAGCACTCAGATCCAGCTCGCCGCCCGCCCCGTCGGGTGGCCCACGCACGACGACTTCCGCGTCGAGACGGTCACCTACGGTGCCCCGCAGGCCGGCGAAGTGCGCGTACGCAACGAGTTCGTCTCCGTCGACCCCTACATGCGCGGTCGCATGAACGACACCCGCAGCTACGTCGCCCCCTACGCGCTCGGCGAGACCATCACCGGCGGCGCGGTCGGGCGCGTGGTGGCCTCGGCATCCGACGACCTGCCGGTCGGCACGGTCGTGCTGCACCAGCACGGCTGGTCGGACGTCGTCCAGGCCGATGCCGCGACCTTCCGCGCCATCCCGGAGATTCCCGGGGTGCCGCTCTCGCTGAACCTGCACATCCTCGGTATGACGGGGCTCACCGCGTACGTCGGACTCACCGCCATCGCGCACCTCACGCCCGGCGACACCGTCTTCGTCTCCGGCGCGGCCGGCGCCGTCGGCACCGCCGTGGGCCAGATCGCCAAGCGCCTGGGCGCAGGACGGGTCATCGGCTCGGCCGGAACACCGGAGAAGGTCGCCCTCCTGACCGAGAAGTACGGTTACGACGCGGCGTTCAACTACAAGTCCGGAGACGTCCGCACCCTGCTGGCCGAGGCGGCGCCCGAGGGCATCGACGTCTTCTTCGACAACGTCGGCGGCGACCACCTGGAAGCGGCGCTGGACGCCTTCAACGACGGCGGCCGCGCCGCCCTCTGCGGCGCCATCACCGGCTACAACACCACGGAGCGCACGCCCGGTCCCGACAACATGTCGAACATGATCACGCGTGCCCTCACGATGCAGGGCTTCACCCTCGCCGCCTACCTGCACCTGGCCCCCGAGTTCCAGCAGAAGATGTCGGGCTGGTTCGCCGAGGGCGGCATCGTCTACGACGAGACGATCGTCGACGGCATCGAGAACACCGTCGACGCCTTCCTGTCGATGATGCGCGGCGCCAACACGGGGAAGATGCTCGTGCGCGTCTGA
- a CDS encoding TetR/AcrR family transcriptional regulator, protein MARSREFDRVAVVRSARQFFWEHGYEDASIAGLESATGLNRSSIYNAFDSKRGLFDAAVQSYLDEVVRPRLAPLQGDEVAPGALADYLDGLAAAFARVGSMPAAHGCLLINAAGAPVARDADVARVIDDYRAELHDAIARGIAAAVPSASVDRRARLADAVTGLVVAAFALVRPSPHEAVRALETAAALVDAEAVRP, encoded by the coding sequence GTGGCGAGGAGTCGAGAGTTCGATCGCGTCGCCGTCGTGCGATCCGCCCGGCAGTTCTTCTGGGAGCACGGCTACGAGGACGCCTCGATCGCGGGCCTCGAGAGCGCGACCGGCCTGAACCGGTCGAGCATCTACAATGCGTTCGATTCGAAGCGCGGCTTGTTCGACGCTGCCGTGCAGAGCTACCTCGACGAGGTCGTGCGACCCCGCCTGGCGCCGCTGCAGGGCGACGAGGTCGCGCCCGGCGCGCTCGCCGACTACCTCGACGGCCTCGCGGCGGCGTTCGCCCGCGTCGGATCGATGCCGGCCGCGCACGGCTGCCTTCTCATCAATGCCGCCGGTGCGCCGGTCGCCCGCGACGCCGACGTCGCCCGCGTGATCGACGACTACCGCGCCGAACTGCACGACGCGATCGCGCGCGGGATCGCGGCGGCGGTGCCTTCGGCATCCGTCGACCGGCGCGCGCGACTCGCCGATGCCGTCACCGGCCTCGTGGTCGCGGCCTTCGCGCTCGTGCGCCCGTCGCCGCACGAGGCGGTGCGCGCGCTCGAGACGGCGGCGGCCCTCGTGGATGCCGAGGCCGTGCGCCCCTGA
- a CDS encoding DUF1304 domain-containing protein produces MVIVGLVLASVAALIHVFIFWLESIAWTTPRARATFGTSAEEAQATREMAFNQGFYNLFLAVLVAIGVVLFATGATAAGAALVFAGAGSMTAASLVLLLSSPDKASAALKQGVIPTLGVVALAIGLLI; encoded by the coding sequence ATGGTCATCGTCGGTCTCGTGCTCGCCTCCGTCGCGGCGCTCATCCACGTCTTCATCTTCTGGCTCGAGTCCATCGCCTGGACCACGCCGCGCGCCCGTGCCACGTTCGGCACCAGTGCCGAAGAAGCTCAGGCCACGCGCGAGATGGCCTTCAACCAGGGCTTCTACAACCTGTTCCTCGCCGTGCTGGTCGCCATCGGCGTCGTCCTCTTCGCCACCGGCGCCACCGCGGCGGGTGCGGCTCTCGTCTTCGCGGGCGCCGGCTCGATGACCGCGGCCTCGTTGGTGCTGCTGCTGTCCAGTCCCGACAAGGCCTCCGCCGCCCTGAAGCAGGGCGTCATCCCCACCCTGGGGGTGGTGGCTCTCGCCATCGGCCTGCTGATCTGA
- a CDS encoding aldo/keto reductase — MQQRTIGPFTVSAIGLGAMPVSMNNDNELPDRADAIATVHAALDAGVTFIDTADIYAPSWDQMGHNERIVRDALASWDGDTSGILVGTKGGITRTAEKDFGRDGSLGYLRSAVQRSMENLGVEVIDFYQYHRPDRWMVYGEIMQNLKTLQDEGLVRALGISNASVEEIAIAEQVLGAGNLVSVQNQFSPRYPGSFGELQYCDAHGIAFLPWSPLGGTGGGGRSVGDRFGVFREIGEAHSVSAQQVVLAWELSLSPRVVPIPGARRAASITDSARAADLVLDADELARCTAAVGLEV; from the coding sequence ATGCAGCAGCGCACGATCGGACCGTTCACCGTCTCCGCGATCGGGCTGGGCGCCATGCCCGTCTCGATGAACAACGACAACGAGCTCCCCGATCGCGCCGATGCGATCGCGACGGTGCACGCCGCGCTGGACGCCGGGGTCACCTTCATCGACACCGCCGACATCTACGCGCCCTCGTGGGATCAGATGGGTCACAACGAGCGCATCGTGCGTGACGCGCTCGCCTCGTGGGACGGCGACACGAGCGGCATCCTGGTCGGAACGAAGGGCGGCATCACGCGCACCGCCGAGAAGGACTTCGGCCGCGACGGATCGCTCGGCTACCTGCGCTCGGCGGTGCAGCGCTCGATGGAGAACCTCGGTGTCGAGGTCATCGACTTCTACCAGTACCACCGCCCCGACCGGTGGATGGTGTACGGCGAGATCATGCAGAACCTGAAGACCTTGCAGGACGAAGGCCTCGTGCGGGCACTGGGCATCTCCAATGCGAGCGTCGAAGAGATCGCGATCGCCGAGCAGGTGCTCGGCGCGGGCAACCTCGTGAGTGTGCAGAACCAGTTCTCGCCGCGGTATCCGGGCAGTTTCGGCGAGCTGCAGTACTGCGACGCGCACGGCATCGCCTTCCTGCCGTGGAGCCCGCTCGGCGGCACCGGCGGGGGCGGGCGCTCGGTCGGCGATCGGTTCGGCGTCTTCCGTGAGATCGGCGAGGCCCACTCCGTGAGCGCGCAGCAGGTCGTGCTCGCGTGGGAGCTCTCCCTGAGCCCGCGCGTCGTGCCGATTCCGGGGGCGCGACGCGCGGCATCCATCACCGACTCCGCGCGGGCCGCCGACCTCGTGCTCGACGCGGACGAGCTGGCGCGCTGCACCGCCGCGGTGGGGCTGGAGGTCTGA
- a CDS encoding aspartate/glutamate racemase family protein, whose amino-acid sequence MKTLVWLEATVGDGALDELWSFLADYVDALAAGRVRTRLVHAGVDAGGIRTAPNRLLSDAVVLARAVEEESAGDMDAIVIGCWGAPTPSVRAAVSVPVTGLAEASVRALSTLSRRAAVVTVAESLTPVFADEIRELGGAPAFLARPVRAYAPDSTHRDVVRAVTDPTDLIGRFDAVARRAVDDGADAVVVGCGYLGAIFAAHGYTCVGGASDVPVIDPNRLALEHVLQLQRLADAGVTPTARGYVRPTGPRNHALRTVARSLLGTDATSPSQEGTPE is encoded by the coding sequence GTGAAGACGCTGGTCTGGCTCGAAGCCACCGTCGGCGACGGCGCGCTGGACGAGTTGTGGAGCTTTCTCGCCGACTACGTCGACGCCCTCGCGGCCGGGCGAGTGCGCACCCGCCTCGTGCACGCCGGTGTGGACGCCGGCGGCATCCGCACCGCGCCGAATCGTCTGCTCAGCGACGCCGTCGTTCTCGCTCGCGCCGTGGAGGAGGAGAGCGCCGGCGACATGGACGCGATCGTCATCGGATGCTGGGGTGCGCCGACGCCGTCGGTTCGCGCGGCCGTGTCGGTGCCGGTCACCGGCCTCGCCGAGGCGAGCGTGCGGGCGCTCTCCACCCTCAGTCGCCGCGCGGCCGTCGTCACCGTCGCCGAGAGCCTGACCCCGGTGTTCGCCGACGAGATCCGCGAGCTCGGGGGCGCTCCCGCTTTCCTTGCGCGCCCGGTGCGCGCTTACGCGCCGGATTCCACGCACCGTGACGTGGTGCGCGCCGTCACCGACCCCACCGATCTCATCGGACGCTTCGACGCCGTCGCGCGCCGCGCCGTCGATGACGGCGCGGACGCCGTGGTGGTCGGCTGCGGATATCTCGGCGCGATCTTCGCCGCGCACGGCTACACCTGCGTGGGCGGTGCGAGCGATGTCCCCGTCATCGACCCGAACCGGCTCGCTCTCGAACACGTGCTGCAGCTGCAGCGGCTCGCCGATGCCGGCGTCACCCCCACCGCGCGCGGCTATGTGCGTCCGACCGGACCCCGGAACCACGCCCTTCGAACGGTGGCACGGAGCCTGCTCGGCACCGATGCGACATCCCCCTCCCAGGAAGGAACACCCGAATGA
- a CDS encoding NAD(P)/FAD-dependent oxidoreductase → MTRYCVIGAGAAGMSAVVQLTRAGYDVDCFEKSERVGGHWNTDYDALHLITSRDMTGFEGFPMPADYPHFPRRDQVRDYLGAYASAHGLYEKVVFGVAVVAVEPRPADGPVGSAGWRVTLSTGESRDYDGVFVANGHLWDQKVPAISRDFSGTQVHSGSYRNTSDITGTRVLVVGAGNSGCDLAVDAAQHRLEVDIVMREGMFFQPKSYFGVPRQEVAWMAQFSPTEQDFIARMLARISIGEAKDYPGMPAPAATTLAEGRAVVNDLLLYWVQHGRVHIRPGIERIEDTTVHFADGTQGEYDTILWATGFHVSLPFLDEALLERRSAVPLRYAGGIVPKGLEKLYFIGLTAPRGPQLPIYGEQTKLAMKMLELHESAPAGFAPVAEYLGRLQEADDRVDIVRVTWLEQLADTERLLDAFAFSRSESVAAAG, encoded by the coding sequence ATGACCCGATACTGCGTGATCGGCGCCGGAGCGGCCGGCATGTCGGCCGTCGTCCAGCTCACCCGTGCCGGATACGACGTCGACTGCTTCGAGAAGTCCGAGCGTGTCGGTGGACATTGGAACACCGACTACGACGCGCTCCACCTCATCACCTCGCGCGACATGACCGGGTTCGAGGGCTTCCCCATGCCGGCGGACTATCCCCACTTCCCACGGCGTGATCAGGTGCGCGACTACCTCGGCGCCTATGCGAGCGCGCACGGCCTGTACGAGAAGGTGGTCTTCGGCGTCGCCGTCGTGGCGGTCGAGCCCCGCCCGGCGGACGGACCCGTGGGATCGGCGGGGTGGCGCGTCACGCTCTCCACCGGAGAGAGCCGCGACTACGACGGCGTCTTCGTCGCGAACGGGCATCTGTGGGACCAGAAGGTGCCCGCGATCAGCCGTGACTTCTCCGGCACGCAGGTGCACTCGGGGTCGTACCGCAACACCTCCGACATCACCGGCACCCGCGTTCTCGTCGTCGGTGCCGGCAACTCCGGGTGCGATCTCGCGGTCGACGCCGCCCAGCACCGGCTCGAGGTCGACATCGTCATGCGAGAGGGCATGTTCTTCCAGCCCAAGTCGTACTTCGGCGTGCCCCGGCAGGAAGTCGCGTGGATGGCGCAGTTCTCCCCGACCGAGCAGGACTTCATCGCCCGCATGCTCGCCCGGATCTCGATCGGCGAGGCCAAGGACTACCCCGGTATGCCCGCCCCCGCCGCGACCACGCTCGCCGAGGGCCGGGCCGTCGTCAACGACCTGCTGCTGTACTGGGTGCAGCACGGCCGGGTGCACATCCGACCCGGCATCGAGCGCATCGAGGACACCACGGTGCACTTCGCGGATGGCACGCAGGGGGAGTACGACACGATCCTCTGGGCGACCGGTTTCCACGTCTCCCTGCCGTTCCTCGACGAGGCGCTGCTGGAACGGCGCTCCGCGGTACCGCTGCGCTACGCCGGCGGCATCGTGCCGAAGGGTCTCGAGAAGCTCTACTTCATCGGACTGACGGCACCGCGCGGGCCGCAGCTTCCGATCTACGGAGAGCAGACGAAGCTGGCGATGAAGATGCTGGAGCTGCACGAGAGCGCCCCTGCGGGCTTCGCCCCGGTGGCGGAGTACCTCGGCCGCCTGCAGGAAGCCGACGACCGCGTCGACATCGTGCGGGTCACGTGGTTGGAGCAGCTCGCCGACACGGAGCGGCTGCTTGACGCGTTCGCGTTCTCGCGGAGCGAGTCCGTGGCCGCGGCGGGCTGA
- a CDS encoding amino acid ABC transporter permease, protein MGGVDISAAMLLVLAGLPMTLLVTALAYAVGLVLGIPLMLGLRSRVAPLRLALRLVVDIVRGVPPIVWLFLIYFGVQLGTIRFDSLSAAVVGLGVISSAYLAEIYRGAFATVARGQGEAAAALGLGRTTTFVRVLAPQAFRTALPSMATFLLSLLKDSSIASTIGVADMVFQATMFARQNPAVAGIVPFFLAAAVYLVVSIPIAISARRLDTRLRTGVVA, encoded by the coding sequence ATGGGCGGCGTCGACATCTCGGCGGCGATGCTCCTCGTGCTCGCCGGCCTCCCGATGACCCTTCTCGTCACGGCGCTCGCGTATGCGGTCGGGCTCGTCCTCGGCATCCCGCTCATGCTCGGCCTGCGTTCGCGTGTCGCGCCGCTGCGTCTGGCGCTGCGACTGGTCGTGGACATCGTCCGTGGGGTCCCTCCGATCGTGTGGCTCTTTCTCATCTACTTCGGCGTGCAGCTGGGCACGATCCGCTTCGACTCGCTGTCGGCCGCCGTCGTCGGCCTCGGCGTCATCTCCAGCGCCTACCTCGCGGAGATCTACCGCGGCGCATTCGCCACGGTCGCCCGCGGGCAGGGCGAGGCGGCCGCCGCGCTCGGCCTCGGGCGCACGACGACCTTCGTCCGGGTGCTCGCGCCCCAGGCGTTCCGCACGGCGCTGCCCTCGATGGCGACCTTCCTGCTGTCGCTGCTGAAGGACTCGTCGATCGCCTCGACGATCGGTGTCGCCGACATGGTCTTCCAGGCCACGATGTTCGCCCGCCAGAATCCCGCCGTCGCGGGCATCGTTCCCTTCTTCCTGGCCGCGGCCGTGTACCTGGTGGTCTCGATCCCGATCGCGATCAGTGCACGTCGCCTCGACACGCGCCTGCGCACGGGGGTCGTCGCATGA
- a CDS encoding amino acid ABC transporter ATP-binding protein gives MSRPLITQANELAIAGVSIAHLSKSFGDHLVLDDISMTVSPGSVTALIGPSGSGKSTLLRCVNLLETPDAGTITVGTQTVTAGRRVPDRDLLALRRQVGMVFQSFNLFPHMSVLRNVAFPQEKILGRYRDEAEARALTLLDRVGLKDKAHQHPGRCSGGQQQRIAIVRALALNPRAMLFDEPTSALDPEVGVEVLAVMRELAESGMTMIVVTHEMQFARDVGDHLVVMADGRIIEEGVPNEVMADPREERTRRFLSAVLER, from the coding sequence GTGTCCCGACCCCTGATCACGCAGGCCAACGAGCTCGCGATCGCCGGCGTGAGCATCGCCCACCTGTCCAAGAGCTTCGGTGATCACCTCGTGCTCGACGACATCTCGATGACGGTGAGCCCGGGCAGTGTGACCGCGCTCATCGGTCCGTCCGGCTCGGGAAAGAGCACGCTGCTGCGCTGCGTGAACCTCCTCGAGACCCCGGATGCCGGCACCATCACCGTCGGCACGCAGACCGTGACCGCGGGCCGCCGCGTGCCGGATCGTGACCTGCTGGCACTTCGTCGCCAGGTCGGGATGGTGTTCCAGTCGTTCAATCTCTTCCCGCACATGAGTGTGCTGCGCAACGTCGCCTTTCCCCAGGAGAAGATTCTCGGACGCTACCGCGATGAGGCCGAGGCCCGCGCACTGACACTGCTCGATCGGGTCGGCCTCAAGGACAAGGCACACCAGCACCCCGGGCGCTGCTCCGGCGGTCAGCAGCAGCGCATCGCGATCGTGCGCGCCCTCGCACTGAACCCCCGCGCCATGCTGTTCGACGAGCCGACGAGCGCCCTCGACCCCGAGGTCGGCGTCGAGGTGCTCGCGGTGATGCGCGAACTCGCCGAGTCGGGCATGACGATGATCGTCGTCACCCACGAGATGCAGTTCGCCCGCGACGTCGGCGACCACCTGGTCGTCATGGCCGACGGGCGCATCATCGAGGAGGGCGTGCCGAACGAGGTGATGGCCGATCCGCGCGAAGAGCGCACCCGGCGCTTCCTGAGCGCCGTGCTGGAGCGTTGA
- a CDS encoding YaeQ family protein — MATGAVMHTFDVQVADVDRGVYESLSLRMAQHPSETGAFMLTRLLAYCLEYEEGIVFTEGVSATDEPAVLVRDATGAITTWIEVGAPDAERLHRGSKLADRTVVYSHRDAAKLLPLWAGKKIHRADDIVLRTFDAGFVDAAADAVERRNAVTLSVTEAQLYLDVNGASLSSALHEYRLS; from the coding sequence ATGGCGACGGGCGCGGTGATGCACACCTTCGACGTGCAGGTGGCCGACGTCGATCGTGGCGTCTACGAGAGCCTGTCGCTGCGGATGGCGCAGCATCCGTCCGAGACCGGCGCCTTCATGCTCACGCGCCTGCTCGCCTACTGCCTCGAGTACGAGGAGGGCATCGTCTTCACCGAGGGGGTATCGGCCACCGACGAACCCGCGGTGCTGGTGCGGGATGCGACCGGGGCGATCACGACATGGATCGAAGTCGGGGCTCCCGACGCCGAGCGACTGCACCGTGGAAGCAAGCTCGCCGACCGCACCGTCGTCTACAGTCACCGAGACGCGGCCAAGCTGCTGCCGCTCTGGGCGGGCAAGAAGATCCATCGCGCAGACGACATCGTGCTGCGAACGTTCGATGCGGGATTCGTGGATGCCGCCGCAGACGCCGTCGAGCGGCGCAACGCCGTCACCCTGTCGGTGACGGAGGCCCAGCTCTACCTCGACGTCAACGGAGCGAGCCTGTCGTCGGCGCTACACGAGTACCGGCTCAGCTGA
- a CDS encoding GAF domain-containing sensor histidine kinase — translation MPITDAAARREAIADYRIVGAPAEPNLEGLAALATTLCHVSGAAVNIIDDRYQYQVATAGVDAAICDRDDSMCAVVLPDARHVWVADASVDDRFAENPFVTGARGRVRFYASSPLITPAGVAIGTLCVFDDHAGTLTAEQSSALDLLAGQAVEVLELRRLTHELERSNDQLAHFAGQISHDLRNPLTALMGQIDLALDGMDDGDGSRATHALHRADAAAARMNVMITELLAYARVGGAEARRERVALEPLVEGVIADLERAVAAFDARITVRIDPDDAIVCDPALIAVLLQNLLANALKFAAAAGVAPVVELDAQRGPTGWAITVDDNGPGVAAELRDRVFDIMERGDAADVPGLGLGLATSRRIVQAHGGRIGIEDAALGGARLRVSLPSD, via the coding sequence ATGCCGATCACCGACGCCGCTGCCCGTCGCGAGGCGATCGCCGATTACCGCATCGTCGGCGCCCCGGCCGAGCCCAACCTCGAAGGCCTGGCCGCGCTGGCGACGACGCTCTGCCACGTCAGCGGCGCCGCGGTCAACATCATCGACGACAGATACCAGTACCAGGTGGCGACGGCGGGGGTGGATGCGGCGATCTGCGACCGCGACGACTCGATGTGCGCCGTCGTGCTGCCCGACGCCCGTCACGTCTGGGTCGCCGACGCGAGCGTCGACGACCGCTTCGCCGAGAACCCCTTTGTGACCGGCGCGCGCGGCCGTGTCCGCTTCTACGCGTCCAGCCCGCTCATCACTCCGGCGGGTGTCGCGATCGGAACGCTCTGCGTCTTCGACGACCACGCCGGCACTCTCACCGCGGAGCAGAGCTCCGCCCTGGATCTGCTGGCCGGGCAGGCCGTGGAGGTGCTGGAGCTGCGCCGGCTGACGCACGAGCTGGAGCGCTCCAACGATCAACTCGCGCACTTCGCCGGTCAGATCAGCCACGATCTGCGCAACCCGCTCACGGCTCTCATGGGCCAGATCGATCTCGCCCTGGACGGCATGGACGACGGCGACGGGTCGCGCGCGACCCACGCGCTGCATCGGGCGGATGCCGCGGCGGCGCGGATGAACGTCATGATCACCGAGCTGCTCGCCTATGCGCGGGTGGGCGGCGCGGAGGCGCGCCGCGAACGCGTCGCGCTGGAACCGCTCGTGGAGGGCGTGATCGCCGACCTCGAACGAGCCGTCGCCGCGTTCGATGCCCGCATCACCGTGCGCATCGATCCGGACGACGCCATCGTCTGCGACCCGGCGCTGATCGCGGTGCTGCTGCAGAACCTCCTCGCCAACGCCCTCAAGTTCGCGGCAGCCGCCGGCGTCGCGCCCGTCGTCGAGCTGGACGCGCAGCGCGGGCCGACGGGGTGGGCGATCACCGTCGACGACAACGGGCCGGGTGTGGCGGCGGAGCTGCGCGACCGCGTGTTCGACATCATGGAGCGCGGCGACGCCGCCGACGTGCCCGGACTCGGGCTGGGCCTTGCCACCTCCCGGCGCATCGTGCAGGCGCACGGCGGGCGCATCGGCATCGAGGACGCGGCACTCGGGGGCGCACGCCTGCGGGTGAGCCTCCCCTCGGACTGA
- a CDS encoding tocopherol cyclase family protein, with translation MRTPMAYLRGARHPEAFHGRGAGRPFFEGWYVKLVSADRAHRWAVIPGVFRGDGRGDMPADEAFVQVLDGVAGRSWYHRFDPEEFAASDRRFEVRVGGNIFDSDGATLDLPQLRGRISYATALQPWPVTLREPGIMGWYGLVPFMECFHGVVSFGHDLGGTLQVEGREVDFGGGRGYIEKDWGQAFPAGYVWLASNHIDAVGVGIVGGVTDASLVASVAIIPWLRGSFRGSIVGLRHGGRLYRWTTYNRSRERRLTIDDDRVRWSMAGPDGRLDLEAERVRGGLLHAPLRTAMHQRVEETLDARVMIRHTDAAGRVLLEGVGTCAGLEVFGDTTRLLALR, from the coding sequence ATGCGGACTCCGATGGCGTATCTGCGCGGGGCGCGGCATCCCGAGGCCTTCCACGGCCGCGGCGCCGGACGGCCGTTCTTCGAGGGCTGGTACGTCAAGCTCGTCTCGGCCGACCGCGCGCACCGCTGGGCGGTGATCCCGGGAGTGTTCCGTGGCGACGGGCGCGGCGACATGCCGGCCGACGAGGCGTTCGTCCAGGTGCTCGACGGTGTCGCGGGGCGGTCGTGGTATCACCGCTTCGACCCCGAGGAGTTCGCGGCATCCGACCGGCGTTTCGAGGTGCGCGTCGGCGGCAACATCTTCGACTCCGACGGGGCGACGCTCGATCTGCCGCAGCTGCGGGGACGGATCTCGTACGCCACTGCTCTGCAACCGTGGCCGGTGACGTTGCGCGAGCCGGGGATCATGGGCTGGTACGGGCTCGTGCCGTTCATGGAGTGCTTCCACGGTGTCGTCTCGTTCGGGCACGACCTCGGCGGCACCCTGCAGGTCGAGGGCCGAGAAGTCGACTTCGGCGGCGGCCGCGGCTACATCGAGAAGGACTGGGGTCAGGCCTTTCCCGCGGGATACGTCTGGCTCGCGTCGAACCACATCGATGCCGTCGGCGTCGGCATCGTCGGTGGCGTGACGGACGCGTCGCTCGTGGCATCGGTCGCCATCATCCCGTGGCTGCGCGGCTCGTTCCGCGGTTCGATCGTGGGACTTCGCCACGGCGGACGTCTGTACCGCTGGACCACCTACAACCGCTCTCGCGAGCGCCGCCTCACCATCGACGACGACCGGGTGCGGTGGAGCATGGCAGGCCCCGACGGCAGGTTGGACCTCGAAGCCGAGCGCGTGCGCGGGGGGCTGCTGCACGCCCCGTTGCGCACCGCGATGCACCAACGCGTGGAAGAGACGCTCGATGCCCGCGTGATGATCCGGCACACGGATGCCGCGGGGCGCGTGCTGTTGGAAGGGGTCGGCACGTGCGCGGGCCTGGAGGTCTTCGGCGACACGACGCGTCTGCTCGCCCTGCGCTGA